In one window of Octopus bimaculoides isolate UCB-OBI-ISO-001 chromosome 20, ASM119413v2, whole genome shotgun sequence DNA:
- the LOC106880715 gene encoding uncharacterized protein LOC106880715 isoform X3, with product MKHHETSFADVRIENIYPSKIINLGDNSGIIIECQYNVRNFKNLLLMKSYSKVVFKIDYDKEKDIYAKTIRKDGFDCTSINSNEGQIICWKLNPTCEDATTYTCSSATEFSKPKTLKVKSYIKSLDLLTSPVYVNKLAIFRCTAYIGAPYGITDLVWFERKHNDTNIRVKKVNVQSHGKCLVPVVSIYNYTVKEGDVDETEISCFVNGASMTKLLINKTEIEEERRGETNTIGSEQKELVEIDNADKLCDANIITKILTFATILFVIGNLL from the exons atgaaacatcatgaaacgTCTTTTGCAG aTGTGAGGATTGAAAACATCTACCCTTCCAAAATTATTAATTTGGGAGACAATTCTGGAATAATTATAGAATGTCAATATAATGTGAGAAATTTTAAGAACCTCCTTCTCATGAAAAGCTACAGCAAAGTCGTTTTCAAAATTGATTATGACAAGGAAAAGGATATCTATGCGAAAACAATCCGGAAGGATGGTTTCGACTGTACTTCGATTAATAGTAATGAAGGGCAGATTATTTGCTGGAAATTGAATCCCACTTGCGAGGATGCGACAACCTATACATGTAGTTCAGCTACCGAATTTTCAAAACCTAAGACTTTAAAAG TAAAATCTTACATAAAGAGTCTGGACCTTCTTACCTCGCCCGTTTACGTGAACAAGTTAGCAATCTTCAGATGTACAGCATATATCGGTGCACCCTATGGTATTACTGACTTAGTATGGTTTGAACGAAAGCACAATGACACAAATATACGTGTGAAAAAAGTAAACGTTCAATCACATGGCAAGTGTTTAGTTCCAGTAGTGTCAATTTATAATTATACTGTAAAAGAGGGGGACGTTGATGAAACAGAAATCTCGTGTTTTGTGAACGGTGCATCAATGACTAAATTACTCATCAACAAAACAG aAATTGAAGAGGAACGACGCGGAGAAACAAATACTATag gAAGTGAACAGAAAGAACTCGTAGAAATTGATAATGCAG ATAAATTATGTGATGCAAACATTATTACTAAGATTTTAACATTTGCGACAATACTCTTTGTTATTGGCAATCTTCTTTAA
- the LOC106880715 gene encoding uncharacterized protein LOC106880715 isoform X2 — protein sequence MLLAMMILMMASYSSAYVRIENIYPSKIINLGDNSGIIIECQYNVRNFKNLLLMKSYSKVVFKIDYDKEKDIYAKTIRKDGFDCTSINSNEGQIICWKLNPTCEDATTYTCSSATEFSKPKTLKVKSYIKSLDLLTSPVYVNKLAIFRCTAYIGAPYGITDLVWFERKHNDTNIRVKKVNVQSHGKCLVPVVSIYNYTVKEGDVDETEISCFVNGASMTKLLINKTEIEEERRGETNTIGSEQKELVEIDNADKLCDANIITKILTFATILFVIGNLL from the exons ATGCTGTTAGctatgatgatactgatgatggctTCTTACAGTTCGGCCT aTGTGAGGATTGAAAACATCTACCCTTCCAAAATTATTAATTTGGGAGACAATTCTGGAATAATTATAGAATGTCAATATAATGTGAGAAATTTTAAGAACCTCCTTCTCATGAAAAGCTACAGCAAAGTCGTTTTCAAAATTGATTATGACAAGGAAAAGGATATCTATGCGAAAACAATCCGGAAGGATGGTTTCGACTGTACTTCGATTAATAGTAATGAAGGGCAGATTATTTGCTGGAAATTGAATCCCACTTGCGAGGATGCGACAACCTATACATGTAGTTCAGCTACCGAATTTTCAAAACCTAAGACTTTAAAAG TAAAATCTTACATAAAGAGTCTGGACCTTCTTACCTCGCCCGTTTACGTGAACAAGTTAGCAATCTTCAGATGTACAGCATATATCGGTGCACCCTATGGTATTACTGACTTAGTATGGTTTGAACGAAAGCACAATGACACAAATATACGTGTGAAAAAAGTAAACGTTCAATCACATGGCAAGTGTTTAGTTCCAGTAGTGTCAATTTATAATTATACTGTAAAAGAGGGGGACGTTGATGAAACAGAAATCTCGTGTTTTGTGAACGGTGCATCAATGACTAAATTACTCATCAACAAAACAG aAATTGAAGAGGAACGACGCGGAGAAACAAATACTATag gAAGTGAACAGAAAGAACTCGTAGAAATTGATAATGCAG ATAAATTATGTGATGCAAACATTATTACTAAGATTTTAACATTTGCGACAATACTCTTTGTTATTGGCAATCTTCTTTAA
- the LOC106880715 gene encoding uncharacterized protein LOC106880715 isoform X6 — protein sequence MLLAMMILMMASYSSAYVRIENIYPSKIINLGDNSGIIIECQYNVRNFKNLLLMKSYSKVVFKIDYDKEKDIYAKTIRKDGFDCTSINSNEGQIICWKLNPTCEDATTYTCSSATEFSKPKTLKEIEEERRGETNTIGSEQKELVEIDNADKLCDANIITKILTFATILFVIGNLL from the exons ATGCTGTTAGctatgatgatactgatgatggctTCTTACAGTTCGGCCT aTGTGAGGATTGAAAACATCTACCCTTCCAAAATTATTAATTTGGGAGACAATTCTGGAATAATTATAGAATGTCAATATAATGTGAGAAATTTTAAGAACCTCCTTCTCATGAAAAGCTACAGCAAAGTCGTTTTCAAAATTGATTATGACAAGGAAAAGGATATCTATGCGAAAACAATCCGGAAGGATGGTTTCGACTGTACTTCGATTAATAGTAATGAAGGGCAGATTATTTGCTGGAAATTGAATCCCACTTGCGAGGATGCGACAACCTATACATGTAGTTCAGCTACCGAATTTTCAAAACCTAAGACTTTAAAAG aAATTGAAGAGGAACGACGCGGAGAAACAAATACTATag gAAGTGAACAGAAAGAACTCGTAGAAATTGATAATGCAG ATAAATTATGTGATGCAAACATTATTACTAAGATTTTAACATTTGCGACAATACTCTTTGTTATTGGCAATCTTCTTTAA